A window of the Miscanthus floridulus cultivar M001 chromosome 14, ASM1932011v1, whole genome shotgun sequence genome harbors these coding sequences:
- the LOC136504765 gene encoding uncharacterized protein: MAYRRKQGAAADDRRSSYPQDSASSHGYTSFKSIEEPKLGLWQTLASKAKGILDDDGLAHKFEDLRKERPRPRSNTTAASSKDQAPNSRWSFENHWKAGDAASRIRPEALSASVNQLSGKIKNALEEGLTIVDNKTSSIIEETKKIQIRRKPAGSSSYVPNSAVDTNTLSTPNVLLRQPESAAQETGLKASRDVANAMAAKAKLLLRELKSVKADLAFAKQRCAQLEEENKLLRETKQKGTKTEEDDDLIRVQLETLLAEKSRLAQENSTYARENRFLREIVDFHQFTTQDVVSLDDGDMEDSEPEEDNDIICAQNVLPMIEENSVDEEHSLVPSRPESPLVSPGDPSSPKSSNSHNASKPDADASDVA, encoded by the exons ATGGCCTACCGCCGGAAGCagggcgccgccgccgacgatcGCCGGAGCTCCTATCCTCAG GACTCTGCTTCGTCGCATGGCTACACATCGTTCAAAAGCATCGAAGAGCCCAAGCTCGGGCTGTGGCAAACTCTGGCGAGCAAAGCCAAGGGAATCCTCGACGACGACGGGTTGGCGCATAAGTTTGAGGACTTGAGGAAAGAACGGCCTCGTCCTCGTAGCAACACCACTGCAGCATCCAGCAAAGATCAG GCCCCTAACTCTCGCTGGTCATTTGAGAACCACTGGAAGGCCGGAGATGCTGCATCACGGATCAGACCAGAGGCTCTTTCTGCTTCTGTCAACCAGCTTAGtggaaaaataaaaaatgctttGGAA GAAGGGCTCACAATTGTGGATAATAAGACTTCCAGCATTATTGAGGAAACAAAGAAAATTCAAATTAGAAGGAAACCTGCCGGTTCAAGTTCTTACGTGCCAAATTCAGCAGTAGATACAAATACACTCAGCACTCCTAATGTTTTACTTCGTCAGCCTGAATCTGCTGCCCAGGAGACTGGACTGAAAGCTTCTCGCGAC GTTGCTAATGCAATGGCTGCTAAAGCAAAACTTCTACTCCGTGAACTGAAATCTGTTAAAGCAGATCTAGCTTTTGCGAAGCAGAGATGTGCTCAGCTAGAAGAAGAGAACAAGCTCTTGCGAGAAACAAAGCAGAAAGGGACCAAAACTGAAGAAGATGATGACTTG ATTCGTGTGCAACTGGAGACATTGCTGGCAGAGAAATCAAGGCTGGCACAGGAAAATTCAACATATGCCCGTGAAAACCGCTTCTTGCGTGAGATAGTAGATTTTCATCAATTCACAACACAAGACGTTGTCTCGTTGGATGATGGCGATATGGAAGACAGTGAACCAGAAGAAGACAACGACATCATATGTGCTCAAAATGTGTTGCCCATGATTGAAGAAAATTCAGTAGATGAAGAACACTCCCTTGTCCCCTCCAGGCCAGAATCTCCATTGGTCAGCCCGGGAGATCCATCATCACCCAAATCCAGCAATTCTCATAATGCCTCAAAGCCAGATGCTGATGCATCTGATGTAGCATGA